One segment of Gemmatimonadota bacterium DNA contains the following:
- a CDS encoding HAD family hydrolase: MNARPAAFIDRDGTINIEVQDLNRVEQLQLIPRAGEAIARLNQAGYPVIVITNQSAIGRGLLTETGLSEIHRELKHQLAAHNASIHAIYHCPHHGRDNCTCRKPAPGMILRAASEHNIDLAGSIMIGDNATDLEAGWNAGCRAALVRTGSGEEALKKIDEQTRDRTSYIGCDLFDVIDQMLWE; the protein is encoded by the coding sequence GTGAACGCACGACCCGCAGCATTCATCGACCGCGACGGCACAATCAACATCGAGGTCCAAGACCTCAATCGCGTGGAACAACTCCAGCTCATACCGCGCGCGGGAGAAGCCATTGCGCGTCTCAACCAGGCCGGTTATCCCGTCATCGTCATCACCAACCAATCCGCCATAGGGCGCGGCCTGCTCACAGAAACCGGACTCTCTGAGATCCACCGCGAACTCAAACACCAATTGGCCGCGCACAACGCCTCCATCCATGCCATCTACCATTGCCCCCATCACGGGAGAGACAACTGCACCTGCCGCAAACCCGCGCCCGGCATGATCTTGCGCGCCGCCAGTGAACACAACATCGACCTCGCGGGTTCTATCATGATAGGCGACAACGCAACCGACCTCGAAGCCGGGTGGAATGCGGGCTGCCGCGCAGCCCTCGTGCGCACCGGCTCTGGCGAAGAAGCCCTGAAAAAAATCGACGAGCAAACGCGCGACCGCACAAGCTACATCGGCTGCGACTTATTCGACGTCATAGACCAGATGCTCTGGGAATGA
- the hisB gene encoding imidazoleglycerol-phosphate dehydratase HisB produces the protein MSSRTAHIQRRTSETDIDLSLNLTGKGESHIDTGIGFFDHMLTALARHGLFDLTVTCKGDLEVDAHHTVEDVGICLGQALSNALGDKTGIARFGSAYVPMDEALARAVIDLSGRAHLIYNAAFAEERIGAFPTALGLEFFTALAHNGRMNLHIDLMRGNNAHHGMEAIFKAVARSLRQAVTLDNRISGIPSTKGSL, from the coding sequence ATGTCCTCTCGCACGGCACACATCCAGCGCAGAACCTCTGAAACAGACATAGACCTCTCCCTCAACCTCACGGGCAAGGGAGAATCGCACATCGACACCGGCATCGGCTTTTTTGACCACATGCTCACAGCCCTTGCCCGCCACGGCTTATTCGACCTCACCGTCACCTGCAAAGGCGACCTCGAAGTCGATGCCCACCACACCGTCGAAGACGTCGGCATCTGCCTCGGTCAAGCACTATCCAACGCACTGGGCGACAAAACCGGCATCGCGCGATTCGGCTCTGCGTACGTACCCATGGACGAAGCCCTCGCCCGCGCCGTAATCGATCTCTCTGGACGCGCGCATCTCATCTATAACGCCGCATTCGCCGAAGAACGCATCGGTGCATTTCCCACGGCACTGGGCCTCGAATTTTTCACCGCACTCGCGCACAACGGCCGCATGAACCTGCACATCGACCTCATGCGCGGCAACAACGCGCACCACGGCATGGAAGCCATCTTCAAAGCCGTCGCCCGGTCCCTGCGACAGGCCGTCACCCTCGACAATAGGATCAGCGGCATACCCTCAACCAAAGGAAGCCTGTGA
- the hisC gene encoding histidinol-phosphate transaminase, translated as MTYLQNIKPEVRALHGYHLTAYDCPIKLNQNESPFDVPDSLKDDILRAVRNKSWSRYPEPMQMDLVEALADHMGVQPGGLIVCNGSNTLVQLVLGVVSAPGVQVVIPSPSFSLYGLYTDIFSGRVLDIPLTENYGFDIPALCRAASEKNVRLIILCSPNNPTGCAISNTDLDKLLSSTSALVMVDEAYGEFYDQTAIDLLPKHPNLIVLKTLSKAFGAAGIRIGYLIAHPDLRDEIIKGKIPFDINIFSHTAAMAILNHKDLIQKRIAFICAERERVFQSLAKIEGVTPYPSHANLILFEVADPDAVFTGLIEQGVLIRNVTSYPMLDRALRVSIGTERENDLFLDALKRTLETNPCPNQQT; from the coding sequence ATGACCTATCTCCAAAACATAAAACCCGAAGTTCGCGCCCTGCACGGGTACCATCTCACCGCCTACGACTGTCCCATCAAGCTCAACCAAAACGAAAGCCCATTTGACGTACCCGACAGCTTGAAAGACGACATCTTGCGCGCCGTCCGCAACAAATCCTGGTCGCGCTATCCCGAACCCATGCAAATGGACCTCGTCGAAGCACTCGCCGACCACATGGGCGTCCAACCCGGCGGACTCATCGTCTGCAACGGATCGAACACCCTCGTACAACTCGTCCTCGGCGTCGTATCCGCACCCGGTGTCCAGGTCGTCATCCCCTCGCCTTCATTCTCACTCTACGGCCTCTACACCGACATATTCAGCGGACGCGTCCTCGACATACCCCTCACGGAAAACTACGGCTTCGACATCCCGGCTCTATGTCGCGCTGCCAGCGAAAAAAACGTCCGCCTCATCATCCTCTGCTCCCCCAACAACCCCACGGGATGCGCCATCTCAAACACAGACCTCGACAAACTCTTATCCAGCACCAGCGCCCTCGTCATGGTCGATGAAGCCTACGGCGAATTCTACGACCAGACCGCCATCGACCTCTTGCCCAAACACCCCAACCTCATCGTACTCAAAACCCTCTCCAAAGCATTTGGCGCCGCGGGCATCCGCATTGGATATCTCATCGCCCATCCCGACTTGCGCGACGAAATCATCAAAGGCAAAATCCCCTTTGACATCAACATCTTCTCGCACACAGCGGCCATGGCCATCCTCAACCACAAAGACCTCATACAAAAACGCATCGCCTTTATCTGCGCAGAACGCGAGCGCGTCTTCCAATCCCTCGCCAAAATAGAAGGCGTCACACCCTATCCATCACACGCCAACCTCATCCTCTTTGAAGTCGCCGATCCAGATGCCGTCTTCACCGGACTCATCGAACAAGGCGTACTCATCCGCAACGTCACATCCTATCCCATGCTCGACAGGGCGTTGCGCGTATCCATCGGCACCGAACGAGAAAACGACCTGTTTTTAGACGCCCTTAAAAGGACATTGGAAACAAACCCATGCCCAAACCAACAGACATAA
- the hisD gene encoding histidinol dehydrogenase produces MIEIIKYNRQRTPPKLDAILSRSPEFSAKQEATVREIVTAVREQGDRALLAYTKKYDGIDMIDIRVPETEIKAAHRNADPKFIEIIDAAATNIRKFHETQRQTSYFIEDGDGVILGKRILPIERVALLIPGASAPLFSTLLMAAIPAQIAGVPHLCIATPPQPNGAIHPAVLATAHHLGIREIYQVFGAQAIAALAYGTDTIPRVDKLVGPGNPYVQIAKKLVFGTVDIDMIAGPSEIVVIADRTANAKHIAADLLSQAEHGTGYEAAVCITPSADLATQIADEIAHQAADLTHRKAIQTALDRFGAIVVVRDLAEGIDLANRLAPEHLELIIADPWTHLQTIRHAGAVFLGAASSEPVGDYYAGTNHILPTAGAARFASSVGVDTFTKNISVLQYTEQRLQKTAGHIISMAETEGLDAHANAIRIRMGKKK; encoded by the coding sequence ATGATCGAAATCATCAAATACAATCGTCAGAGGACACCCCCAAAACTCGACGCCATACTCTCGCGCAGCCCTGAATTCTCTGCCAAACAGGAAGCAACCGTGCGAGAAATCGTCACCGCCGTAAGAGAACAGGGGGATCGCGCCCTCCTCGCGTACACCAAAAAATACGACGGCATCGACATGATCGACATCCGCGTGCCCGAAACCGAAATCAAAGCAGCCCATCGCAATGCCGACCCCAAATTCATCGAAATCATAGACGCAGCCGCCACCAACATCCGCAAATTTCACGAAACCCAGCGACAAACATCCTATTTCATCGAAGACGGCGACGGCGTCATCCTGGGCAAACGCATCCTCCCCATCGAGCGCGTTGCCCTGCTCATACCCGGCGCAAGTGCCCCCTTATTCTCCACCCTGCTCATGGCCGCCATCCCCGCGCAAATCGCAGGAGTCCCGCACCTCTGCATCGCCACGCCCCCGCAGCCAAACGGCGCCATACACCCCGCCGTCCTCGCCACAGCCCATCACCTGGGCATACGCGAAATCTACCAGGTCTTCGGCGCGCAGGCCATCGCCGCGCTCGCTTATGGCACCGACACCATACCCCGCGTTGACAAACTCGTCGGACCCGGCAACCCATACGTTCAAATCGCAAAAAAACTCGTCTTTGGAACCGTTGACATCGACATGATCGCCGGCCCCAGCGAAATCGTCGTCATCGCCGACCGCACGGCAAACGCCAAACACATCGCCGCCGACCTCCTCTCACAGGCCGAACACGGCACCGGCTATGAAGCCGCGGTCTGCATCACGCCCTCTGCCGACCTCGCAACGCAAATCGCCGACGAAATCGCCCATCAAGCCGCCGACCTGACACACCGCAAAGCCATACAAACAGCACTCGACCGCTTTGGTGCAATCGTCGTCGTCCGCGACCTCGCCGAAGGCATTGACCTCGCCAACCGCCTGGCACCCGAACACCTCGAACTCATCATTGCCGACCCCTGGACACATCTACAAACCATTCGCCATGCCGGCGCCGTATTCCTCGGCGCGGCATCATCCGAACCCGTGGGCGACTACTATGCGGGCACCAACCACATCTTGCCCACGGCCGGCGCCGCCCGATTCGCGTCATCTGTTGGCGTTGACACCTTCACCAAAAACATCAGCGTCTTACAATACACCGAACAACGCCTGCAAAAAACCGCGGGCCACATCATCAGCATGGCCGAAACCGAGGGCCTCGACGCCCATGCCAATGCCATCAGGATCAGGATGGGCAAGAAAAAATGA